The genomic region CATCACCTCGGGCGAGCACGACATGTCCGAGAACATCCTCCACTACGTCCTGGCACGCCCCGAGGGCGCCGGCCCGGGCACCAAGGGCCTCTCCCTCTTCCTGGTCCCGAAGTTCCACTTCGACTGGACCACCGGCGAGCTCGGTGCGCGCAACGGCGTGTACGCGACGAACGTCGAGCACAAGATGGGTCTCAAGGCGTCGAACACCTGCGAGATGACCTTCGGCGACCAGCACCCCGCCAAGGGCTGGCTGATCGGTGACAAGCACGACGGCATCCGCCAGATGTTCCGCATCATCGAGTTCGCCCGCATGATGGTCGGCACGAAGGCCATCGCGGCCCTCTCGGCGGGCTACCTCAACGCGCTGGAGTACGCCAAGGAGCGCGTCCAGGGCACCGACCTGTCGCAGTTCATGGACAAGACGGCCCCCAAGGTCACCATCACGCACCACCCCGACGTGCGCCGCTCCCTCATGACGCAGAAGGCGTACGCCGAGGGCATGCGCTCCCTCGTGCTGTACACCGCCTCCGTCCAGGACGCGATCCAGGTGAAGGAGGCCGCGGGCGAGGACGCCAAGGCGCTCAACGGCCTCAACGACCTGCTGCTCCCGATCGTGAAGGGGTACGGCTCCGAGAAGTCCTACGAGCAGCTCGCGCAGTCGCTCCAGACCTTCGGCGGCTCCGGTTACCTCCAGGAGTACCCGGTCGAGCAGTACATCCGCGACGCCAAGATCGACACCCTGTACGAGGGCACGACGGCGATCCAGGGCCAGGACTTCTTCTTCCGGAAGATCGTCCGCGACCAGGGCGCCTCGCTCAACACCCTCTCCGAGGAGATCAAGAAGTTCCTCGCGAGCGCCCAGGGCGACGAGGAGCTGTCCGGCTCGCTGGACAATCTCGCCAAGGCCGCGGTGGACCTGGAGGCGATCGTCGGCACGATGATCACCGACCTCACCGCCACGGGCGAGGACGTCAAGAACATCTACAAGGTCGGCCTGAACACGACCCGCCTCCTGATGGCCTCCGGTGACGTCGTCGTCGGCTACCTGCTGCTCAAGGGCGCGGTCGTGGCCTCCGAGAAGCTGCGCAACGCCTCCGCCAAGGACGCCGCCTTCTACCAGGGCAAGATCGCCGCCGCGAAGTTCTTCGCCGCGAACGTCCTGCCGGGCGTCTCCAACGAGCGCGCGCTGGCCGAGGCCGTCGACAACTCGCTGATGGAGCTGGACGAGGCCGCGTTCTAGTCCTCGCCGCCCCCTCCTCGTGACGAAGCCGCCACCCGGATCCCTCCGGGTGGCGGCTTCGTCACGAGGAGGGCAACTTTCCGGACACGGGCGGCGGCCGACGTCGTACACCGTTAAACGTCCCGGTCCGCCGTCGTTACAGTGAAGAACATGAGCTCTCCCCTCCGCTTCGACCGCGGGCACACCGACGATCTGATGGCCTTCCTGATGGCGGCCCCTTCCCCGTACCACGCCGTGGCCGCGGCCGCCGCGCGGCTGGAGAAGGCCGGATTCCGGCAGGTCGAGGAGACGGACGCGTGGGACGGCTCCACCGGCGGGAAGTACGTCCTGCGGGGCGGCGCCATCGTGGCCTGGTACGTGCCGGAAGGCGCCACCGCCCACACCCCGTTCCGGATCGTGGGCGCCCACACCGACTCCCCGAACCTGCGGGTCAAGCCGCTGCCCGACACGGGTGCGTACGGCTGGCGCCAGATCGCCGTCGAGATCTACGGCGGCACGCTCCTGAACACCTGGCTCGACCGGGACCTCGGTCTCGCCGGCCGCGTCTCCCTGCGCGACGGGACGCACCGGCTGGTGAACATCGACCGGCCCCTGCTGCGAGTCCCCCAGCTGGCCGTGCACCTGGACCGTTCCGCCAACCCCGACGGCCTCAAGCTCGACCGCCAGAAGCACATGCAGCCGATCTGGGGACTCGGCGACGTCGAGGAGGGTGACCTCATCCGCTTCGTCGCCGACGCGGCGGGCGTCGACGCGGCGGAGATCACCGGCTGGGACCTCATGCCTCACCCGGTCGAGCCGCCCGCCTACCTGGGCCGGGACCGGGAACTGCTCGCCGGTCCGCGCATGGACAACCTGCTCTCGGTGCACGCCGCGACGGCCGCGCTGGCCGCCGTGGCCGGACAGCCGGACGACGAGCTCCCGTACATCCCCGTGCTGGCCGCCTTCGACCACGAGGAGAACGGCTCCCAGTCGGACACCGGTGCGGACGGGCCGCTGCTGGGCACGGTCCTGGAGCGCTCGGTGTTCGCCCGCGGCGGCTCGTACGAGGACCGTGCACGGGCCTTCGCCGGAACCGTCTGTCTCTCCTCGGACACCGGCCACGCCGTCCACCCCAACTACGCCGAGCGCCACGACCCGACGCACCACCCGGTGGCCAACGGCGGGCCGATCCTCAAGGTCAACGTCAACATGCGCTACGCGACCGACGGCGGCGGCCGCGCCGTATTCGCCGCGGCCTGCGAGAAGGCCGGCGTGCCGTGGCAGACGTTCGTCTCCAACAACTCGATGCCGTGCGGCACGACGATCGGCCCGATCACCGCGGCCCGGCACGGCATCACGACCGTCGACATCGGTGTGGCGATCCTGTCGATGCACAGCGCCCGCGAACTCTGCGGCGCCGACGACCCGTACCTCCTGGCCAACGCGCTCACGGCGTTCCTCGCGGGCTGATCCCTCCACGTCCCAACCGCCCCGGTTGACATGGTTGTTGCCGGGCCGGGTACGCGATCCGTACACCGGCCCGGATTCACCGGGCCGTCGAGGAGGCGGAAATCATGGGACTCGGAGGATGCATTCTCCTGATCGGTGCCGGAGCGATCCTGGCGTTCGCCACCGACTGGGAAATGGATACCGTCAACGTCGACCTGGTCGGCTGGATCATGATGCTCGTCGGCCTCGTCGGGGTCTTCGTCTACGTGAGCATCGCGCGGCGCCGCCGCATGGTCGTGCCGCCCACCACCACCACGGTCGTCTCGGAGGACGAGCGCCGCTACCAGTGAGCTGACGTCCCGACGGGCGGCACGGCGCCGGCACGTGGCCCGAGGGCTCGTGGCGCGGCGCCGCCGGTCGGTCCGTGGTCAGCCCTGTTCGTCCATCCCGGCCAGCACCAGCGGGAGCCTGGACGCCCCTCCGGCGGTGACGCTCACGGGGACGCCCCAGTCCTGCTGGTGGACATGGCAGGCCGGGTACTCGTTGTCCGGGTCGTCGTCGCAGGACGCCGCCATCGCGGACACATGCAGGACGCCTTCGGTGACCCCGTCCGCGAGGACCAGGTCACGCCCCAGATCCGTCCCCTGGCCCGACCCCTCGGCCAGCAGTTCCGGCGGGGTCGAGGAGACCAGCAGCCGGGTGGAGGGCCCGTACCGGGTGTCCAGCTTCTGCCCGGCGGGCGCCTGGAAGACCACGTCCAGCCGCAGCGTGCCGGCGGCGATCTCCGTGGCCGCGCGCTGGGTGCGGTGGGCCCGGTCCGCGACCCGCACGGCCTCCTCGGGAAGCCGCAGCCGGGTCAGCCGGTGCCGCGCGGACTCGACGACGACCAGATCGCCGTCCACCAGGACCGCGTCGCTCGGCTCCCGCAGATCCGTGGCCAGCGTGGTCACCTCGCCGCTCTCCGGGTCGTACCGCCGCAGCGCGTGGTTGTAGGTGTCGCTCACGGCCACGGAGCCGTCGGGGAGCGCCGTGACGCCCAGCGGGTGCTGGAAGAGCGCCTGCTCCGCGGGGCCGTCGCGGTGGCCGAAGTCGAAGAGACCGGTACCGACCGCGGTGTGGACCGCGCCCTCCAGGTCCACGTAGCGCAGCGAGGAGGTCTCGGAGTCGGCGACCCAGAGACGGTCGCCGGCCGCTGCCAGGCCGGACGGCTGCGCGAACCACGCCTCGTCCCCGGGTCCGTCCACCAGACCCTCATTGGTCGTCCCGGCGGCGACGCGCACCGTGCCCTGCCCGGGGTCGTACGTCCACAGCTGGTGCACCCCGGCCATCGCGATCCACAGCCGGTCACCGAACCAGGCGATGTCCCACGGCGACGAGAGGTCCACCTCCGTGGCCGGGCCGCTGGTGGCGGAGGACTGCCACCACTGGCGCCCGGTCCCGGCGAGCGTGGTCGTCACTCCCGTCGCGAGGTCGAGCGCCCTGATCGCGTGGTTGACGGTGTCGGCGACGGCGATCCGGCCGTCCGGCAGGACCGCGAGGCCCTGCGGTTCGCTGAACCGGGCCTCGTCGCGGCCGCCGTCCACGAATCCGCGCTCACCCGCGCCGAAGTGGCCCCGCACGGTCTCGCCGTCGGCGTCCAGCTCCACCAGGCGGTGCCGGGTGGTGTCCGAGACCAGGAAGCCGCCGTCCGGGAGTGCGAGCGCCTTGCCGGGGAACCGGAGGTGCGTGGCGACCGGCTCCGGAGCGACGTAGGGGCCGTCGCCGCGGTGCAGGGTGCCCTTCGCGGCATGCTCGGCCTCCAGCTCCTCCACCAGCTTCTCGATGGCGTGCGCGTGCCCCTCACCGGCGTGCTGCGCGACGACGTAGCCCTCGGGGTCCACGACGACGAGCGTGGGCCAGGCGCGGACGGCGTACTGCTTCCAGGTGGCGAGCTCGGGATCGTCGAGGACGGGGTGGTGCACCTCGTACCGCTCGACGGCGTCGACCACGGCCTGGTGCTCCGCCTCGTGCACGAACTTCGGGGAGTGGACACCGATGATCACGACGGTGTCGCGGTGCTTCTCCTCCAGTTCACGCAGCTCGTCGAGCACATGCAGACAGTTCACGCAGCAGAAGGTCCAGAAATCCAGGATGACGATGCGTCCCCGCAGGTCAGCCAGGGTGTACTGCCGGTCGCCTGTATTGAGCCAGCCGCCCTTGCCGATCAGTTCGGGGGCGCGGACACGTGCACGTGCTGTCATGACAACAGTCAACAGCACCGTGGCCTGCGCGCATTCCGGCAGGTCGTCGGGGAACCTGTGATCCATGAGACTTCTCGTGCGTGAGCGACTGTTCGGCGTCGGCGACGACTACTGGATCGAGGACGCGGACGGGCGGAAGCTCTTCCTCGTCGACGGCAAGGCCATGCGGCTCCGTGACACCTTCGAGCTGAAGGACACGAGCGGCCAGGTGCTGGTGGAGATCCGCCAGAAGCTGATCAGCCTGCGCGACACGATGCTGATCGAACGGGACGGCGAGGAGCTCGCCAGGATCAAACGGAAGCGGCTCTCGCTCCTGCGCAACCACTACCGGGTGGCGCTGGTGGACGGCACCGAGCTGGACGTCAGCGGCAAGATCCTGGACCGCGAGTTCGCCATCGACTACGACGGCGAACTGCTCGCCCAGGTCTCCCGGCGCTGGCTGACGGTCCGCGACACCTACGGCGTCGACATCGTGCGGGAGGACGCCGATGTGCCCCTGCTCCTCGCCGTCGCGGTGTGCGTCATCGTCCTCGCGGACAAGGAGCACGACAAGGACCACGGCGAGGACTGACCGGGGGCCGGTGGGACCGCCGAGGGGGCCCGGTTTCACGTGAAACCGGGCCCCCCCGGGACGTCTGCGTCGGGGGTCTTTCGTTTGGATCAGGCTGGATCAGACCCCGCGAAGCCCAGCCTAGGCCAGGCGCCGTGGCGCGAGGCCGAGGCGGCGGTCCTTGAGGGCCGGGAACTGCTCCCGGGTGGTGGTGGCCTTCGCCGGGTCGAACTCCACGGTGAGCACCTCCTCGCCTGCCCCGGCCTCGGCAAGCACCTCGCCCCAGGGATCGACGACGATGCTGTGGCCCGCCTGCTCGACCCCCGCGTGGGTGCCCGCGGACCCGACCGCCAGGACGTACGCCTGGTTCTCGACCGCACGGGCCTGCGCCAGCAGGGTCCAGTGCGAACGACGGCGCTCCGGCCAGCCGGCCGCGACGACCAGGGTCTCCGCCCCCGCGTCGACGAGCCCCCGGAACTGCTCGGGGAAGCGCAGGTCGTAGCAGGTGGCGAGGCCGACGACGGTCTCCGGCAGAGCGACGGTGACGAGTTCCTCCCCGGCCCCCATGAGCACCGCCTCGCCCTTGTCGAAGCCGAAGCGATGGATCTTGCGGTAGGCGGCGGCCAGCGCACCCTCGGGCGAGAAGACCAGCGAGGTGTTGTAGAGGGTGCCGTCCTCGGCGCGCTCGACGAACGACCCGGCATGCAGCCAGACCCCGGCCTCGGCCGCCGCCTTCGCCATGACGTCGTGGGTGGGGCCTTGCAGCGGCTCGGCCTCATCGGCGAACGCGGTGTAGGCGAAGGCACCGACCGGCCAGAGCTCGGGCAGGAGGACCAGGTCCGCACCCCGCTGGGCCACGACCAGCGAAGCCGCGCGCTCTCTACGGGAATTGACCGATTCATCCGGGTTTACTGCGATCTGGATGAGGGAGGCGTGCACACTACCACCGTCCTGGCATGGAAGCCGTCAACGCGGGCCTACGATCGTCACACGAAAGCACTGCCGGGGTGCCTGCTCGCAGCGTAACTTAGCGAGCGAACCTCCCACGCAGCCGCAGACAGCGACGTCGGTGCCGGCTCTCCCGTCGGCACTCCCTGCTCTCCAGCCCATGCACCGCAGAACCGCACGAGGGGTCACGTGACCGTCCATCCCAGCCTCCAGACCTATGCCGATGCCTGGACCCACTCCGTCGAGTCGATATCCGAGCTGGTCAAGCCGCTCGTCGAGGGGGAGTGGAACCGCCGGACGCCCTGCCCGGGCTGGTCGGTACGCGACATCGTCTCGCACGTCATCGGCATGGAGTGCGAGCAGCTCGGCGACCCCCGCCCGATCCACACGCTGCCGCGCGACCTCTACCACGTGCAGAACGACCACCAGCGTTACATGGAGATGCAGGTCGACGTCCGGCGCCACCACACCGCGCCGGAGATGACCTCGGAGCTGGAGTACACGCTCATCCGGCGCATGCGTCAGCTGCGCAACGAGTCGCGCGCCCCCGAGACCATGGTGCGGGCGCCCCTCGGCGCCGAGCAGACGCTGGAACTGGCACTGCGGATGCGGGCGTTCGACGTCTGGGTGCACGAGCAGGACCTGCGCACCACGCTGGGACAGCCCGGCAATCTGGATTCCCCCGGCGCCCTCGTCGTCCGGGACACCCTGCTGGTTGGACTGGCGAAGGTGGTCGCCAAGGACGCGGGCGCGCCGCCCAATTCGGCCGTCGTCTTCGATGTGCACGGCCCGCTGGAGTTCCTGCGTACGGTCAGGGTCGACGGCGAGGGCCGCGGTTCGGTCGACGGCGCGCCGTCGCTGGGCCCCGCGGCGACCCTGGCGATGGACTGGGAGACGTACTACCGGCTGGCCTGCGGCCGGGTCCGGGCGCAGGCCGTGGAGGACCGGATCAAGATCGACGGCGACCAGGCCCTGGCGGCCGAGATCCTGCGCCACTTCGCCGTGACCCCGTGACCCCGTGACCGGCGGCGCCCGCCCGTGGACGGACCGGGACGGGCGCTCCGCCGGTACCGCCGTCAGACCGGGACGTGCACGGCTTCCACCCGGCTGACGACGTGGTGGTCGCGTTCCCTGTGGGTGGCGCTGGCGTGCAGCCGCAGGATCTGTACGACGCCCAGCGCCTCCAGGACGAAGACCGACGCGAACGCGACGCGGTAGTCGTCCCCGGTCGCGTCCAGCAGGACGCCGACCGCGAACAGTGTCGTCATCGAGGCGACGAAGCCGCCCATGTTGACGATGCCGGAAGCGGTGCCCTGGCGTTCCGGCGGATTGGCCGGCCGGCCGAAGTCGAAGCCGATCATCGAGGCCGGTCCGCAGGAGCCGAGCACCACGCACAGGGTGATCAGCAGCCACATCGGCGCGTGGTCTCCGGGGTAGAAGATCGTCGACGCCCAGAGCAGCGCGGTCATCGCGACCGTCCCCAGGGCCAGCGGGGCGCGCGCCGCGTGGTGGCGGGCGATGATCTGCCCGTAGACGAGCCCCACGGCCATGTTGGAGAGCACCACCAGGGTGAGCAGCTCACCGGCGGTGCCCCGGCTCAGCCCCTGGGCCTCGACCAGGAACGGCATGCCCCACAGCAGCAGGAAGACCATGGCGGGGAACTGCGTGGTGAAGTGCACCCACATACCCAGGCGCGTGCCCGGCTCCCGCCAGGAGGCGGCGATCTGCTTCCGCACGTACGACGCTCCGGCGTGCTCGGCGGGCGGCGGCTCATGGCCCTCGGGGTGGTCCTTGAGGAAGAGCAGCAGCGGGAGCAGCACCACCACGCCGGCCAGCGAGCTGCCGACGAAGGTCGCGGTCCAGCCGAACCCGTGCAGCGCGCGGGCGATGACGAGGGTCGAGACGAGGTTGCCCGCCATCCCGAAGAGCCCGGTCACCTGTCCGATCAGCGGGCCTCGCCGGGCCGGGAACCACCGGGCGCCGAGCCGCAGCACGCTGATGAACGTCATCGCGTCGCCGCAGCCGAGCAGCGCCCGGGAGGCGAGCGCCATGCCGTACGAGGGGGAGAGCGCGAAGCCCAGCTGCCCCAGCGTGAAGAGCACCACCCCGATGGTGAGGACCTTCTTGGTGCCGAGCCTGTCGACCATGAGGCCCACGGGTATCTGCATGCCGGCGTAGACGAGGAGCTGCAGGATGGAGAACGTCGACAGGGCCGAAGCGTTGACCTCGAACCGGTCGGCGGCGTCGAGCCCGGCGACGCCCAGACTCGTACGGAAGATGATGGCGACGAAGTAGACGGCCACACCGATGCCCCAGACCCACACGGCACGCCGGCCGCCGGGCGGGTCTCCGGGCAGGGAGAGGGTGGGGGACGCGGAGCTCATCGGTCATCACCCCGGACCAGCACCTTGACCCGGCTGACGTGGCGCCGCACGACCTGTGCGGCGCCCTCGGCGTCGCCGGCCCTGATGGCGTCCAGCAGCTCGCCGTGCTCGGTGATGTTGGCGGCGATCCTGCCGGGGTGCGCCTCCATCACGGCCACACCCATCCGCAGCTGCCGGTCACGGAGCTGGTCGTAGAGACGGGAGAGGATCTCGTTGCCCGCGTTCCTCACGATCTCGGCGTGGAAGCACCGGTCCTTGACGGAGACCGCCGCCAGGTCACCCGCCTCGGCGAGCTCCCGCTGCTCCTCCAGGAGCTGCTCCAGCCGGGCGATCAGCTGCGCCGACGCGGGCACGGCCTTACGCGCCGCGAACTCCTCCACGAGCAGCCGGGTCTCCACCACGTCCGAGATCTCCTGCGCGGAGACCGCGAGCACCAGCGCGCCCTTCTTCGGGTAGAGCTTGATCAGCCCTTCGACCTCCAGACGGAGCAGCGCCTCCCGCACCGGGGTCCGGGATACGCCGACGGCCTCGGCCAGGTCGCCCTCGGTGAGGAGCGTGCCGCCCTCGTAGCGGCGGTCGAGGACCGCCTCCTTGATGTGGGTGTAGACGCGCTCGGCTGCGGGTGGGGGCTTGGGGGCCGCCTTGCGGGCGGCAGGTTCGGCAGTGGATGCGGCAGGCATGCACACAGCATAGATACAAGATGGGTGCGTCCGCTTTCCCCGTCCGGATCCCGGACGGGGAAGCGGACGGCCGACCCGGGTGTCCGGCCGAATCCGGCCGGGTGTGAAATCACCCGTACGAGAGGGCATCCATCCGGGCTTCTCGCGAGTCTCATCACCGAGCGGCACCCCATGTAGCCGCATTTCAGGTGTATTTGGAGCGTTCGACTTGAAAACTGGTCTCAAGGGCATAAACCGCGTAAGCGTCGCCGCCACCGTCACTCTCACCGCGGGCGCCGTCCTCGTGGGCAGCGCGTTCGCCTCCACGGCTCAGGCTGCGGCACCGCCGACGCCCACGATCGCCGCCAAGGGCGGCTTCGTGATGAACAGCGGCACCGCGAAGACGCTCTACGGAAAGGCCGCGGACACCCGCCGCTCCACCGGCTCCACGACCAAGGTGATGACCGCCAAGGTGGTGCTGGCACAGAAGAACCTGAACCTTGATTCCAAGGTCACGGTCCAGAAGGCGTACAGCGACTACATCGTCAAGAACACCGCCTCGTCGGCCCGGCTGATCGTCGGCGACAAGGTCACGGTCCGCCAGCTCCTGTACGGCCTGATGCTGCCGTCGGGCTGCGACGCCGCGTACGCCCTCGCTGACAAGTTCGGCTCCGGCTCCACACGCGCGGCCCGGGTGAAGTCCTTCATCGGCAAGATGAACGCCTCCGCGAAGAGCCTCGGCCTGAAGAACACCCACTTCGACTCGTTCGACGGCATCGGCAGCGGTTCGAACTACTCCACGCCGCGCGACCTGACGAAGATCGCCGCCAGCGCGATGAAGAACTCCACGTTCCGCGCGATCGTGAAGACGAAGTCGACCAAGCAGAAGGTCACCACGAAGAGCGGCGGCTACCGCTACATGTCGTGGTCGAACACCAACCCGCTGCTGGGCGGTTACAGCGGCGCGATCGGCGTGAAGACCGGGTCGGGCCCCTCGGCCAAGTACTGCCTGGTCTTCGCCGCGACCCGCAACGGCAAGACGGTCATCGGGACCGTCCTCACCTCGACGTCCGCCACCACCCGGACGTCCGACGCGAAGAAGCTCCTGGACTACGCGTTCAAGAAGTGACCCTGCCACGCACACACGCGAAGGGGCCCGCCGCATCGCGCGGCGGGCCCCTCTGCGTGGCTTCCTAGCCCCAGGTGATCAGCCGCTTCGGCTGCTCCAGGATCGCCGCGACGTCCGCGAGCACCTTGGAGCCGAGCTCGCCGTCGACCAGCCGGTGGTCGAAGGAGAGCGCCAGCGTGGTGACCTGACGGGGCTTCACCTTGCCCTTGTGCACCCACGGCTGGAGCTTGATCGCCCCGACCGCGAGGATCGCGGACTCGCCCGGATTCAGGATCGGCGTACCCGTGTCGACGCCGAAGACGCCGACGTTGGTGATGGTCACCGTGCCGCCCGCCATGGCCGCGGGGGACGTCTTGCCCTCCCTCGCCGTGGAGACCAGCTCGCCCAGCGCCTCGCCCAGCTGGGGCAGGGTCTTGTCGTGCGCGTCCTTGATGTTCGGCACGATCAGACCGCGCGGGGTGGCTGCGGCGATGCCCAGGTTGACGTAGTGCTTCTGCACGATCTCCTGGTTGGCCTCGTCCCAGACGGCGTTGACCCCCGGGTTGCGCTTGATCGCGACCAGGAGCGCCTTGGCGATGATCAGGAGCGGGTTGACCCGGACCCCCGCCATCTCCTTGTCCTCCTTGAGCTCCGCCACGAGCTTCATCGTGCGCGTCACGTCGACGGTCACGAACTCGGTGACGTGCGGCGCGGTGAAGGCGCTGCCGACCATGGCCTGCGCGATGGCCTTGCGCACGCCCTTGACGGGGATGCGGGTCTCGCGGCCCGCCCGGTCCACCGGTACCGCCACGGGCGCGGGGGCCGGGGCGGCCTCCTCGGCCCGTACGCCGGCCTCGGCGGGCGCCGGCGCGACAGCCGCGTGGACGTCCTCGCGGGTGATCACGCCGCCCTCCCCGGTCGGGGTGACCGTGGCGAGGTCGATGCCCAGGTCCTTGGCCAGCTTGCGCACCGGCGGCTTGGCGAGGGGACGGCTCTCCACGGCCTTCGCGCCGTGGCCGTTGATCTCGGCCTGGATCGCGGCGGCGGCCGGACCCGGGATCTCGGCACCCTTGCGGGCCCGGCGCTTGGTGGAGCTCTCCGCGACTCCGTAGCCGACGAGCACCGGCTGACGGCCCTTGGGCGCTTCCGGCTCGGCCTCCGCGACAGGCTGCTGAACGGTCTCGGCAGCGGCCTCCTGCGCGGCCGGGGCGTCACCGCTGCCCGGGGCCACGTCCACCGCGATGATCACCTCGCCGACGTCGACGGTCGAGCCCTCGGGGAAGCGCAGCTCGTGCACCACCCCGTCGAAGGGGATCGGCAGCTCGACGGCGGCCTTGGCCGTCTCGACCTCGCAGACCACCTGGCCGTCGGTGACGGTGTCGCCGGGCTGGACGAACCACTTGAGGATCTCCGCCTCGGTCAGCCCCTCGCCCACGTCGGGCATCTTGAACTCACGGAAACGAGCAGACGTTTCGGTCATCGTCGTCACGACCCTCTCCTCAGTACGCCAGCGAGCGGTCGACGGCGTCGAGCACCCTGTCGAGCCCGGGCAGGTACTCGTCCTCGAGCCGGGCCGGCGGGTAGGGGGCGTGGTAGCCGCCGACCCGCAGCACCGGCGCTTCGAGGTGGTAGAAGCAGCGCTCGGTGATCCGGGCCGCGATCTCCGCCCCGGAGCCGTAGAACACCGGCGCCTCGTGGACCACCACGAGCCGGCGGGTCTTCTCGACCGAGGTCTGCACGGCGTCGAAGTCGATCGGGGACATCGACCGCAGGTCCAGGACCTCGATCGACTTGCCCTCCTCCTGCGCGGCGGCGGCCGCCTCCAGGCAGACCTTCACCATCGGGCCGTACGCGACGAGCGTGAGGTCGGAGCCCTCACGGGCCACGGCGGCCTTGTGGAGCGGACCGGGGATGGACTCGGTGTCGAGCTCCCCCTTGTCCCAGTAGCGCCGCTTGGGCTCGAAGAAGATGATCGGGTCGTCGCTCTGGACGGCCTGCTGCATCATCCAGTAGGCATCGCTCGCGTTGGACGGCGAGACGACCTTCAGGCCCGCCACGTGCGCGAACAGCGCCTCGGGCGACTCGCTGTGGTGCTCGACGGCACCGATGCCGCCGCCGTACGGGATGCGGATGACGACGGGCATCTTGATCTTGCCGAGGGCCCGGGCGTGCATCTTCGCGAGCTGCGTGACGATCTGGTCGTACGCGGGGAAGACGAAGCCGTCGAACTGGATCTCGACGATCGGGCGGTATCCGCGCAGGGCCAGGCCGATCGCCGTACCGACGATGCCGGACTCCGCGAGCGGGGTGTCGATGACCCGGTCCTCGCCGAAGTCCTTCTGGAGCCCGTCCGTGATGCGGAAGACCCCGCCGAGCTTGCCGACGTCCTCACCCATGATGAGGACCTTGGGGTCGGTCTCGAGCGCCTTGCGCAGCGACTCGTTGAGCGCCTTCGCGATGGACATCTTCTCAGCGGCCATGGCTAGTTGCCCTCCTCGGCGAACGATGCCTGGTAGGCGGCGAACTGGGCGCGCTCCTCGTCGACGAGCGGATTGCCGTCGGCGTAGGCGTGGTCGAAGATCGCCAGCCGGTCCGGGTCGGGCATGGCCCGCACCGCTTCGCGGACCCGCTTGCCGAGGGTCTCGCTCTCCTCCTCCAGCGCGGTGAAGTACGCCGCGTCGGCGAGGTCCTGCTTCTCCAGGTACGTACGCAGCCGCAGGATCGGATCCTTGGCCTCCCAGGACGCCCGCTCCTCGTCCGCCCGGTACTTGGTCGGGTCGTCGGAGGTGGTGTGGGCGCCCATCCGGTAGGTGAACGCCTCGACGAGGGTGGGCCCCTCGCCACGCCGGGCCCGCTCCAGCGCCGACTTGGTGACGGCCAGGCACGCGAGTACGTCGTTGCCGTCGACCCGCACCCCCGGGAAGCCGAAGCCCTGCGCGCGCTGGTAGAGCGGCACGCGCGTCTGCTTCTCGGTCGGCTCGGAGATCGCCCACTGGTTGTTCTGGCAGAAGAACACGACGGGCGCGTTGTAGACGGCGGAGAAGGTGAAGGCCTCCGCGACGTCGCCCTGGCTGGAGGCGCCGTCGCCGAAGTACGCGATCACGGCCGAGTCCGCGCCGTCCTTGGCGACGCCCATGGCGTAGCCGGTGGCGTGCAGGGTCTGCGAGCCGATGACGATCGTGTACAGGTGGAAGTTGTTGGTGTTCGGGTCCCAGCCGCCGTGGTTCACGCCGCGGAACATCCCGAGCAGATTGGTCGGGTCCACGCCCCGGCACCAGGCGACGCCGTGCTCCCGGTAGGTCGGGAAGACGTAGT from Streptomyces sp. QL37 harbors:
- a CDS encoding alpha-ketoacid dehydrogenase subunit beta; the encoded protein is MAAEKMSIAKALNESLRKALETDPKVLIMGEDVGKLGGVFRITDGLQKDFGEDRVIDTPLAESGIVGTAIGLALRGYRPIVEIQFDGFVFPAYDQIVTQLAKMHARALGKIKMPVVIRIPYGGGIGAVEHHSESPEALFAHVAGLKVVSPSNASDAYWMMQQAVQSDDPIIFFEPKRRYWDKGELDTESIPGPLHKAAVAREGSDLTLVAYGPMVKVCLEAAAAAQEEGKSIEVLDLRSMSPIDFDAVQTSVEKTRRLVVVHEAPVFYGSGAEIAARITERCFYHLEAPVLRVGGYHAPYPPARLEDEYLPGLDRVLDAVDRSLAY
- the pdhA gene encoding pyruvate dehydrogenase (acetyl-transferring) E1 component subunit alpha; translation: MTVESTAARKPRRSSKRTSAAKTPAKTPEGSEPQLVQLLTPEGERVEHPDFEIDLSADELRGLYRDMVLTRRFDAEATALQRQGELGLWASLLGQEAAQIGSGRALRDDDYVFPTYREHGVAWCRGVDPTNLLGMFRGVNHGGWDPNTNNFHLYTIVIGSQTLHATGYAMGVAKDGADSAVIAYFGDGASSQGDVAEAFTFSAVYNAPVVFFCQNNQWAISEPTEKQTRVPLYQRAQGFGFPGVRVDGNDVLACLAVTKSALERARRGEGPTLVEAFTYRMGAHTTSDDPTKYRADEERASWEAKDPILRLRTYLEKQDLADAAYFTALEEESETLGKRVREAVRAMPDPDRLAIFDHAYADGNPLVDEERAQFAAYQASFAEEGN